A genomic region of Aureibacillus halotolerans contains the following coding sequences:
- the galU gene encoding UTP--glucose-1-phosphate uridylyltransferase GalU has translation MKKIRKAIIPAAGLGTRFLPATKAMPKEMLPIVDKPTIQYIVEEAIASGIEDIIIVTGKGKRAIEDHFDNAPELELTLANKGKHELLKEVQYSSNLANIHYIRQKEPKGLGHAIWCARHFVGDEPFAVLLGDDIVQSETPCLKQLINEYELTRSSVIGVQTVPEAETPRYGIVDPVIETMTERRAQIRSLVEKPALGTAPSTLAIMGRYILTPEVFLCLDKQQVGAGGEIQLTDALQELNLIQRVFAYNFEGKRYDVGEKLGFVLTQLEFALEREDLRDDLLKKMKEYVGELVTK, from the coding sequence ATGAAGAAAATACGGAAAGCCATTATTCCAGCAGCAGGGTTAGGAACACGTTTTTTGCCGGCAACGAAAGCGATGCCGAAAGAAATGCTGCCAATTGTCGATAAGCCGACCATTCAGTACATCGTTGAAGAAGCGATTGCTTCTGGCATCGAAGACATCATTATTGTGACAGGGAAAGGGAAACGCGCCATTGAAGATCATTTTGATAACGCGCCAGAATTAGAACTAACACTGGCGAACAAAGGAAAACATGAATTGCTAAAAGAGGTGCAGTACTCTTCTAATCTAGCCAACATCCATTACATCCGCCAAAAGGAACCAAAAGGACTCGGCCATGCGATTTGGTGTGCACGTCATTTTGTTGGGGATGAGCCATTCGCCGTTTTACTCGGGGATGACATTGTCCAAAGTGAGACGCCTTGTTTAAAACAGTTGATTAATGAATATGAGCTTACGAGGTCATCGGTCATTGGTGTGCAGACCGTTCCGGAAGCAGAAACCCCTAGGTATGGCATCGTCGACCCTGTGATCGAAACGATGACAGAACGCCGTGCACAGATCAGAAGCTTAGTCGAAAAGCCAGCTTTAGGAACAGCACCTTCCACATTAGCCATTATGGGTCGGTATATTTTAACGCCAGAAGTCTTTTTATGCTTGGACAAGCAGCAAGTTGGAGCAGGTGGGGAGATTCAACTGACGGACGCGCTGCAAGAGTTGAACCTGATTCAACGCGTCTTTGCCTACAACTTTGAAGGCAAACGCTATGATGTTGGTGAAAAACTTGGCTTTGTGTTAACCCAACTGGAATTTGCCTTAGAACGCGAAGACCTTAGAGATGACTTATTGAAAAAGATGAAAGAATATGTTGGCGAATTAGTCACGAAGTAA
- a CDS encoding CpsD/CapB family tyrosine-protein kinase codes for MNRKLSKGIQAIKQRSLLTFHSPKSAVAEQYRTIRTNIEFSAVDTKVKFIMVTSTGPEEGKSTTAANLAVVFAQQGKRVLLVDADLRKPTVHYTFHLENSFGLTSVLTKQSAVESACVKSDIDSLDILPSGPIPPNPAELLGSQAMHSLMNDLRNMYDIVIFDTPPVLAVTDAQVLANQCDGVVLVTASGKTDVDAAKQAKELLQKARAKVLGVVLNQIPVKQSSYYGRK; via the coding sequence ATGAACAGAAAGCTCAGTAAGGGCATCCAGGCAATCAAGCAGCGCAGCTTACTTACGTTTCACAGTCCGAAGTCAGCTGTGGCTGAGCAATATCGGACGATACGAACAAATATTGAGTTTTCCGCTGTGGATACAAAGGTAAAATTCATCATGGTCACTTCAACTGGACCTGAGGAAGGCAAGTCAACGACGGCTGCTAATCTGGCTGTTGTATTCGCTCAGCAAGGCAAACGTGTCTTGTTAGTGGATGCGGATCTAAGAAAGCCAACCGTTCACTACACGTTCCATTTGGAGAACAGCTTCGGTCTCACCAGCGTGCTCACAAAGCAAAGCGCAGTTGAGTCCGCTTGCGTGAAAAGCGACATTGACTCGCTTGACATCTTGCCGAGTGGTCCAATTCCGCCAAATCCTGCTGAGCTGCTTGGCAGTCAAGCGATGCACAGCCTGATGAACGATCTTCGTAACATGTACGACATCGTTATTTTTGACACCCCACCAGTGCTCGCGGTCACCGACGCGCAAGTGCTGGCGAATCAATGCGACGGCGTGGTGCTCGTCACGGCAAGTGGAAAAACAGACGTGGATGCAGCAAAGCAAGCAAAAGAGCTTCTTCAAAAGGCGCGCGCTAAGGTGCTTGGTGTTGTGCTTAACCAAATTCCAGTGAAACAAAGCAGCTACTATGGAAGAAAATAA
- a CDS encoding YveK family protein, producing the protein MEETISLKDVLATLRKRLWLIVAITLGATVISAVISLFVLTPMYQSTTQILVNQQSETTQYDPNSVRTSLELINTYKVIIQSNTIAEPVAEQVGAGLTAGEVSAKIGVNSQENSQVVEISVKDADPALAASIANTTAKVFQETVPELFGTNVENVSILSEAQAANDPISPRTTLNIAIAFVVGLMAGVGLVYVLDYFDNILETEEDIKRHLELNVLGSVTLMDLEKEAAASSAATRRLTQKEQQQYEQKAQ; encoded by the coding sequence ATGGAGGAAACGATCTCGTTGAAAGACGTGCTAGCCACGTTGAGAAAACGCCTTTGGCTTATCGTAGCAATCACGCTCGGAGCAACTGTCATCAGCGCTGTTATCAGTTTATTTGTTTTAACGCCAATGTATCAGTCAACAACGCAAATTCTTGTGAACCAGCAGAGTGAAACGACGCAATATGACCCGAACAGTGTTCGGACGAGCCTTGAACTTATCAATACATACAAAGTGATTATTCAGAGCAACACGATTGCTGAACCAGTCGCTGAACAGGTAGGCGCTGGTCTGACAGCGGGTGAGGTGTCAGCGAAGATCGGCGTCAACTCCCAGGAAAATTCACAGGTTGTTGAGATTTCTGTGAAAGATGCCGATCCTGCCTTGGCCGCATCGATTGCCAATACGACAGCAAAGGTTTTTCAAGAGACGGTTCCTGAATTGTTCGGCACAAACGTAGAAAATGTATCAATCCTCTCTGAAGCCCAAGCAGCGAACGATCCGATCAGCCCACGCACGACACTGAACATTGCGATTGCCTTTGTTGTTGGTCTTATGGCAGGTGTTGGCTTGGTTTATGTGTTGGATTACTTCGACAACATTCTTGAAACAGAAGAGGACATTAAGCGACACCTGGAGCTTAACGTGCTCGGTTCAGTTACACTAATGGATCTTGAAAAAGAAGCTGCTGCCAGCTCAGCCGCCACTCGACGACTGACACAGAAGGAGCAACAACAATATGAACAGAAAGCTCAGTAA
- a CDS encoding glycosyltransferase family 1 protein, with the protein MKKPYRILHVFGRLDRGGAETMVMNLYRNIDRSKIQFDFLIHTKDECAYSKEIQSLGGRIINIPKYTGTNHKTYTRLWNDFFKKNKEYKIVHGHVRSTAAIYLDIANKYGRTTISHSHNTSSGTGFSAIAKNLLQYRVKYVADYFFACSAQAGEWLFGKHVQQKSNFHIIKNAIDMNKFKYDHDRRLAIRDKMSLNGRFVVGTVGRLTQQKNPYFIIDVVKELVKINKDAVFIWVGTGELAADIKTKVNEHQLENNIMFLGAISEVEDILLAMDVFILPSLWEGLGIVVVEAQASQLKCLVSEKVPNEAVISANVQKVHLKDGPKRWAHLINEHSLTVDSRTKEQTIDDAYDIQTNVVWLSNFYERIWP; encoded by the coding sequence ATGAAAAAACCATACAGAATTCTACACGTCTTTGGTCGACTCGATCGTGGCGGTGCTGAAACAATGGTCATGAATCTGTATAGAAACATTGATCGATCAAAAATTCAATTTGATTTTTTAATCCATACAAAGGATGAATGTGCCTATTCCAAAGAAATCCAATCACTAGGCGGTCGAATCATCAATATACCGAAATATACAGGCACGAATCATAAAACATACACGAGGCTTTGGAATGATTTCTTTAAAAAGAACAAGGAATATAAAATCGTTCATGGACATGTCAGAAGTACAGCAGCCATCTATTTGGATATCGCAAATAAATATGGGCGAACAACCATTTCTCATAGCCATAATACGTCCTCAGGAACGGGTTTTTCTGCCATAGCAAAAAACCTTTTACAATATAGAGTGAAATATGTGGCTGATTATTTTTTTGCTTGTTCTGCTCAGGCGGGAGAGTGGCTGTTCGGTAAACATGTACAACAGAAAAGTAATTTTCATATCATCAAAAATGCCATTGATATGAATAAATTTAAATATGACCATGATAGAAGGCTTGCTATTAGAGACAAAATGTCTTTAAACGGTCGTTTTGTCGTCGGGACCGTCGGCCGTTTGACGCAGCAAAAAAATCCCTACTTTATCATCGATGTCGTCAAAGAATTGGTCAAAATAAATAAGGACGCCGTGTTCATATGGGTGGGAACCGGAGAATTAGCAGCTGATATTAAAACGAAAGTGAACGAACATCAATTGGAAAACAACATTATGTTCCTAGGTGCAATAAGTGAAGTAGAAGACATCCTGCTCGCCATGGATGTTTTTATTTTGCCTTCTCTATGGGAAGGGTTAGGCATCGTCGTCGTGGAGGCCCAAGCCTCTCAATTAAAATGCCTCGTCTCAGAGAAAGTACCAAATGAAGCGGTCATTTCAGCAAATGTGCAAAAAGTTCATTTGAAAGATGGACCAAAGAGGTGGGCACATCTCATCAATGAGCATTCCTTAACCGTGGATTCTCGAACGAAAGAGCAGA
- a CDS encoding polysaccharide biosynthesis protein, which translates to MKKRLLLLILIDSAIVSFSIYMSHFFLNPYVTSLDVMMFVSALTLLLTHHLFSYLYKMYKKVWRYASLEEMLSLIKVVSISVGTTAMMQAVFFGMIYERALIITWMLHIMFLGGVRFAWRYYKSNGFQTTPKEKRTKINQSYATDKRTLIIGAGSAGQMLARQLKTRSDKTIAPIGFVDDNQHMHSLTVCGLPVLGEIKHLKHYVLEYHVNHIVIAMPSTPHQKLKEIIQFAQSTVKNVQTLPMIEDIAMGNISVNQIRDVSIEDLLGRDPVELDITAISKETMGETILVTGAGGSIGSEICRQLLQFEPARLVLLGHGENSIYAIHMELAALDVNTELVTVIADIQDKERMMDVMFTYQPARVYHAAAHKHVPLMEANPREAVKNNVIGTNNVADAASMAGVKTFVLISSDKAVNPTNVMGATKRVAEMIVQTKNKQSLTKFVAVRFGNVLGSRGSVIPLFKKQIEAGGPVTVTHPDMTRYFMTIPEASRLVLQAGALAEGGEIFVLDMGESVKIVDLAKNLIRLSGFTTEDIGIHYSGIRPGEKMYEELLNENEVNLEPVFPKIFVGNTVAFDYEMVEDVIQGVQEMQTDDLKEAVLSLANRRIEKVLQYST; encoded by the coding sequence ATGAAAAAGCGTTTACTGCTGTTGATTTTAATTGATTCAGCGATCGTGTCATTTTCGATTTATATGTCGCACTTCTTCTTAAATCCTTACGTCACCTCGCTCGATGTCATGATGTTCGTCTCAGCACTTACGTTGTTGCTTACACATCATCTGTTTTCCTATCTCTACAAGATGTACAAAAAGGTGTGGCGCTATGCGAGCCTTGAGGAAATGTTGAGCTTAATCAAGGTTGTCTCCATTTCTGTTGGCACAACGGCGATGATGCAGGCTGTTTTCTTCGGCATGATCTACGAGCGCGCCTTAATTATCACTTGGATGCTCCATATTATGTTCCTTGGTGGTGTTCGTTTTGCCTGGCGTTATTACAAGTCAAATGGTTTCCAAACAACACCGAAAGAAAAGCGGACGAAGATAAACCAGTCATATGCGACCGACAAGCGAACGCTCATTATCGGGGCAGGATCGGCAGGGCAGATGCTTGCGCGCCAATTAAAGACCCGCTCAGATAAAACGATTGCTCCAATTGGTTTCGTTGACGACAATCAGCACATGCATTCACTCACCGTATGTGGTTTGCCCGTGTTAGGTGAGATTAAACATCTGAAGCATTATGTACTCGAGTATCATGTGAATCATATTGTCATCGCAATGCCGTCTACGCCACATCAAAAGCTGAAGGAAATTATCCAGTTCGCACAGAGCACGGTGAAAAATGTGCAAACCTTGCCGATGATTGAAGACATTGCGATGGGAAATATCTCAGTCAATCAAATCCGCGATGTGTCGATCGAGGATTTGCTTGGACGCGATCCCGTCGAGTTGGATATCACTGCGATCTCCAAGGAAACAATGGGTGAAACCATTCTTGTGACAGGAGCTGGAGGCTCGATCGGATCTGAAATTTGTCGCCAGCTGCTTCAATTTGAACCCGCGCGTCTGGTCCTCTTAGGCCACGGAGAAAATAGCATCTACGCCATTCATATGGAGCTTGCAGCACTAGATGTGAACACCGAACTTGTGACAGTGATCGCGGATATTCAGGACAAGGAGCGCATGATGGACGTGATGTTCACCTACCAGCCCGCACGCGTTTATCACGCTGCGGCTCATAAGCATGTGCCTCTTATGGAAGCCAATCCGCGCGAAGCTGTGAAAAACAATGTGATTGGCACGAACAATGTCGCTGATGCCGCGTCCATGGCAGGTGTGAAAACCTTTGTCCTTATTTCCTCAGACAAAGCCGTCAACCCAACAAATGTTATGGGAGCGACAAAGCGAGTGGCGGAAATGATCGTGCAAACGAAGAACAAGCAAAGCTTGACCAAATTTGTCGCCGTCCGTTTTGGCAACGTCCTTGGCAGCCGGGGCAGTGTCATTCCGCTGTTTAAAAAGCAAATTGAAGCTGGTGGTCCAGTTACGGTCACACATCCGGATATGACCAGATATTTTATGACGATACCAGAAGCTTCCCGCTTGGTTCTGCAAGCTGGCGCCTTAGCAGAAGGCGGCGAAATTTTCGTCCTCGACATGGGTGAATCCGTCAAAATCGTCGATCTCGCGAAAAACTTGATTCGTTTGTCTGGTTTCACGACAGAAGACATCGGCATTCACTATTCTGGCATCCGTCCTGGAGAAAAGATGTACGAAGAGCTACTCAATGAGAATGAAGTGAACCTAGAGCCTGTGTTTCCGAAAATTTTTGTCGGGAATACGGTGGCGTTTGATTACGAGATGGTGGAAGACGTTATTCAAGGCGTTCAAGAGATGCAAACGGATGATCTTAAGGAAGCGGTCCTATCGTTGGCCAACCGTCGAATTGAAAAGGTGTTACAGTACTCAACTTGA